A genomic segment from Desulfurispirillum indicum S5 encodes:
- the gspD gene encoding type II secretion system secretin GspD: protein MRLRTITTITAVVTLLLFYTLNSAVAQERQTWTVNLKEAEISTLIDQVSSITKKNFVVDPRVRGKVTVISQTPMNRDSIYELFMAVLNVHGFITVEGEEAIKILPNAIARQGAIPYDAEGTMLGETLITRVLPLRNTPAAELIPILRPLVPQYGHLAGVPSANAIIISDHAENVSRIADIVDRLDQEESEAIAIVDLQHAWVGQLAGLLEKIATPQGGQQQRSPAAGIRIIADERSNRLILKGTQKALEEYRQLIDSLDIPVKTTGSTMVLRLSHADATKMAELLKGLVEGRTASASGSGRDSAPAPAEKFSIQADESLNALVIRAEPATMAEIQSIIAQLDVRRAQVLIEAVIVEVVGDSLNQLGVQLAARSAGDTLGPIGGTSFSNAGTSLSNILTSIATQTPPTISDGMSLGVATTSGSVEMGALLTALASVTNANLLSTPSILTLDNQEASILVGQNIPVRTGTYSHDSGTNPFTTIQRQDVGIVLKTTPSIYEGNSVRMQVELEASSVLTEGTDGIITNKREIITTILADNNETIVLGGLIKDDVQEVVSKVPLLGDIPLLGRLFQARRQRVEKRNLLVFLRPTILLTQEDSASLSREKYTGIYELQLNPPKLRGIPMGVKPSLPENIEDIYR from the coding sequence ATGAGATTGCGCACCATCACCACCATTACAGCAGTAGTGACACTTCTCTTGTTTTACACCCTGAATTCGGCAGTCGCTCAGGAGCGGCAGACCTGGACGGTCAACCTCAAAGAAGCCGAGATCAGCACCCTCATAGACCAGGTCTCATCCATCACCAAAAAGAATTTCGTGGTTGACCCCCGGGTGCGAGGCAAAGTCACCGTCATCTCGCAGACGCCCATGAACCGTGACAGCATCTATGAGCTTTTCATGGCGGTTCTGAATGTGCATGGATTTATCACTGTCGAGGGTGAAGAAGCCATTAAGATTCTGCCCAACGCCATAGCGCGTCAAGGAGCCATCCCCTATGACGCAGAGGGCACCATGTTGGGAGAAACTCTCATAACCCGCGTGCTGCCACTGCGTAATACGCCTGCAGCCGAGCTGATTCCCATCCTGCGCCCCCTGGTGCCCCAGTACGGCCACCTGGCCGGTGTGCCTTCCGCCAACGCCATCATTATCAGTGATCACGCGGAGAATGTCTCGCGCATAGCCGATATCGTCGATCGCCTCGACCAGGAAGAGAGTGAAGCCATTGCCATTGTCGACCTTCAGCACGCCTGGGTTGGACAGTTAGCCGGCCTGCTGGAGAAAATAGCTACTCCCCAGGGAGGACAGCAGCAACGCTCCCCTGCGGCGGGCATCCGCATTATCGCCGATGAGCGCAGTAACCGCCTTATACTGAAGGGAACACAGAAAGCGCTGGAGGAATACCGGCAGCTGATCGATTCCCTGGATATTCCCGTTAAGACCACAGGCTCAACCATGGTCCTGCGCCTGAGCCATGCCGATGCCACCAAAATGGCGGAACTGCTGAAGGGCCTGGTGGAGGGAAGAACAGCGTCAGCCAGTGGCTCCGGTCGTGATTCAGCTCCGGCGCCAGCGGAAAAATTCAGCATTCAGGCCGACGAATCACTGAACGCCCTGGTGATCCGCGCCGAACCAGCCACCATGGCTGAAATACAATCCATTATCGCGCAGCTTGATGTGCGAAGAGCCCAAGTGCTCATTGAAGCCGTTATTGTCGAAGTTGTCGGCGACTCCCTGAATCAATTAGGTGTACAACTGGCGGCCCGCAGCGCTGGTGACACACTTGGCCCCATCGGTGGAACTTCGTTTTCCAATGCAGGCACAAGCCTCAGTAATATTCTCACCAGCATAGCGACACAGACCCCCCCCACTATCAGCGATGGAATGAGCCTGGGAGTAGCAACCACCAGTGGCAGCGTGGAGATGGGTGCCCTGCTGACGGCTCTTGCCTCCGTAACCAACGCCAACCTGCTTTCCACTCCCAGTATTCTCACCCTGGATAACCAGGAGGCCAGCATTCTGGTCGGCCAGAATATTCCTGTGCGTACCGGTACCTACTCCCACGATTCCGGCACCAACCCTTTCACCACCATTCAGCGTCAGGATGTGGGCATTGTCCTGAAAACCACACCCAGTATCTATGAAGGGAACTCCGTGCGCATGCAGGTAGAACTGGAGGCATCCTCTGTGCTCACGGAAGGCACCGATGGCATCATCACGAATAAGCGGGAGATCATCACCACTATACTGGCCGATAACAATGAAACCATTGTTCTTGGCGGCCTGATTAAAGATGATGTCCAGGAGGTCGTCAGCAAGGTTCCGCTGCTCGGTGACATCCCTCTGCTGGGAAGACTCTTCCAGGCACGACGTCAGCGGGTTGAAAAGCGCAATCTCCTGGTTTTTCTGCGACCGACCATTCTACTGACCCAGGAAGACTCCGCTTCCCTGAGCCGTGAAAAGTATACCGGCATTTATGAGCTGCAGCTGAATCCACCAAAACTGAGGGGGATACCCATGGGTGTCAAACCATCCTTACCGGAAAACATTGAAGACATATACCGTTAG
- a CDS encoding type II secretion system protein N — protein sequence MTDKLPVFSALAAINGTRLLQISSMLLILGVLASTSHTLARLTWTLLEPVPVIFASPKTPAPRQQAVPEASLAQNIEQLHLFGKPAPPEEPQSVSLDEVQAPETRMRLRLEGVFLSEVPEYSSAFIAEQSRPGERYTIGDRVSQGVTLAAVFADRVLLQRGEAYETLRFPDSGDSDSGIRAETPANASRSSRPSARRAAADIPADLTASQQLTENIQQMDAGSFMETYMPIMQTNPQAILDGAGLEPRGSSGESRGYTVGAQAPAALMSQLGLQQGDVIVSVNSHPVGDVQRDRQLINQIVESGVARIEIQRGQRTFVVTYPLR from the coding sequence ATGACCGATAAGCTGCCAGTATTTTCCGCTCTTGCCGCCATTAACGGAACCCGGCTCCTGCAGATCAGCAGCATGCTGCTGATTCTCGGCGTACTGGCAAGCACCTCCCACACCCTTGCGCGTCTCACCTGGACGCTCCTGGAGCCTGTGCCGGTGATATTTGCGTCACCAAAGACACCAGCTCCGCGTCAGCAGGCCGTACCGGAAGCTTCCCTGGCACAGAACATAGAGCAATTACACCTGTTCGGCAAACCAGCACCGCCGGAAGAGCCTCAGAGTGTCTCCCTCGATGAGGTGCAGGCACCGGAAACCCGTATGCGACTTCGCCTTGAGGGAGTGTTCCTTTCAGAAGTACCAGAGTATTCCAGCGCCTTTATTGCTGAACAGTCCCGACCAGGTGAAAGGTACACTATAGGCGACCGCGTCAGCCAGGGGGTAACCCTCGCCGCCGTTTTCGCTGATCGCGTTCTGCTGCAGCGGGGAGAAGCCTATGAAACCTTGCGTTTCCCCGACAGCGGGGACTCCGACAGTGGGATACGGGCGGAAACACCGGCAAACGCTTCGCGATCATCGCGTCCCTCGGCACGTCGTGCTGCCGCGGATATACCAGCAGATCTGACAGCTTCCCAGCAGCTGACAGAGAATATCCAGCAGATGGACGCAGGCTCCTTTATGGAAACCTATATGCCCATCATGCAGACGAATCCACAGGCCATTCTTGATGGGGCAGGTCTGGAACCACGAGGTTCTTCTGGTGAAAGCAGGGGTTATACGGTGGGAGCTCAGGCCCCGGCTGCCCTCATGAGCCAGCTGGGACTGCAGCAGGGCGATGTAATTGTCTCGGTCAACAGTCACCCCGTTGGAGATGTACAACGTGACCGCCAGCTCATCAATCAGATTGTGGAGTCTGGCGTCGCCCGCATAGAAATACAACGAGGTCAGCGAACCTTTGTGGTTACCTATCCGCTGCGCTGA
- the gspN gene encoding type II secretion system protein N translates to MLTKKRIFGIVLAFFLLYGFFLVTTIPAAYIWAKIPAQDTITLTRISGTLWNGNASLHYGPLPPLPVSWKISPRLLWQGKVLLAFRVQEGRTDIDLGIAAAPWGAVQLMASGRLDATTVQPLLQTLNLRVPGHLEIRRVHVNIHGDEIRQADGTLHWSGGLVESTQSGNAFTINMPVLVGNLSHEEQRAILRIGREGDDQPVGEISLGPDGWARLQIMSHLTRAIPLPWNIPGRAGSILFTYEEKVF, encoded by the coding sequence ATGCTGACAAAAAAACGCATTTTTGGAATAGTTCTCGCCTTTTTCCTGCTCTATGGCTTTTTCCTCGTCACCACGATTCCGGCAGCGTACATCTGGGCGAAGATTCCCGCCCAGGACACCATCACCCTTACCAGGATATCCGGAACCCTGTGGAATGGGAATGCCTCCTTGCATTACGGCCCTCTTCCGCCACTGCCCGTAAGCTGGAAAATATCTCCCCGCCTGCTGTGGCAGGGAAAGGTGCTGCTGGCTTTCCGTGTTCAGGAAGGCCGGACTGACATAGATCTCGGCATTGCCGCTGCTCCCTGGGGTGCAGTACAGCTTATGGCATCGGGAAGACTTGACGCCACGACAGTGCAGCCCTTGCTGCAGACGCTGAATCTGCGTGTTCCAGGGCATCTTGAGATTCGGCGGGTTCACGTGAACATCCATGGCGATGAAATTCGACAGGCTGACGGTACGCTGCACTGGAGTGGCGGACTGGTTGAATCCACCCAAAGCGGCAACGCGTTTACCATTAACATGCCGGTTCTGGTCGGCAATCTCAGCCATGAGGAACAACGCGCCATCCTGCGTATTGGCCGTGAAGGTGACGATCAACCGGTAGGTGAGATCAGCCTTGGACCCGATGGTTGGGCCCGCCTGCAGATCATGTCCCATCTTACCCGCGCCATTCCTTTACCCTGGAATATTCCGGGGCGAGCTGGTAGTATTCTCTTTACTTATGAAGAAAAGGTATTCTGA
- a CDS encoding RtcB family protein has protein sequence MKKTNRPAPYHIFGNDIEPAAMEQFLSAMDQPYVVRGALMPDAHKGYALPIGAVVATDGVVVPAWVGYDIGCGVLGVPTTFPLSEVRQNAAAIFRSLYEHIPVGSAHNQKPVPWNCSHLPRSAVLEEYFRRKGLYQLGTLGSGNHFLEIGYDELERIWILVHSGSRHLGHTMATHYMKVASKSSRAREGHYALDVRSAAGKAYIDDMHFCLSFALENRLEIARRAAEVLSRRINGSPQWVSLINRNHNHAALYNGWWIHRKGATHAESGMAGIIPGNMRDGSFVVEGLGNPKALWSSSHGAGRLLGRAEAKRELSLHEFRQSMESVVACVQESTLDEAPMAYKNIHAVLEAQSELVVIRHHVQPLINIKG, from the coding sequence ATGAAGAAGACGAACCGCCCGGCCCCCTATCACATTTTTGGCAACGACATTGAGCCGGCAGCCATGGAACAGTTTCTCAGCGCCATGGATCAGCCCTATGTGGTTCGCGGAGCACTGATGCCCGATGCCCATAAGGGCTACGCGCTGCCTATAGGAGCCGTCGTCGCTACCGATGGTGTTGTTGTGCCCGCATGGGTGGGGTACGACATCGGCTGCGGTGTCCTGGGTGTGCCCACCACATTTCCCTTGTCTGAAGTCCGCCAGAATGCCGCAGCCATTTTCCGCTCTCTCTACGAACACATCCCTGTGGGTTCTGCCCACAACCAAAAGCCTGTGCCCTGGAACTGTTCCCATCTTCCACGCTCAGCGGTTCTGGAAGAGTACTTCCGACGCAAAGGGCTTTATCAGCTTGGTACCCTGGGCTCAGGCAATCACTTTCTCGAGATCGGTTACGATGAACTGGAGCGGATCTGGATTCTCGTACACTCCGGTTCCCGTCATCTGGGGCATACCATGGCCACACACTACATGAAGGTCGCCAGTAAGAGCTCAAGGGCCCGCGAAGGCCACTACGCACTGGATGTCCGCTCGGCAGCTGGCAAAGCTTATATTGATGATATGCACTTCTGCCTGTCGTTTGCCCTGGAAAATCGTCTCGAAATTGCGCGCAGAGCAGCAGAAGTGCTCTCTCGGCGCATCAATGGTTCCCCACAGTGGGTGTCCCTGATCAATCGCAACCACAACCACGCGGCCCTGTATAACGGCTGGTGGATCCATCGCAAAGGGGCAACGCACGCGGAAAGTGGCATGGCTGGTATTATTCCCGGCAATATGCGTGACGGGAGTTTTGTGGTGGAAGGACTGGGCAACCCCAAAGCGCTGTGGTCGAGTTCCCATGGTGCCGGACGTCTACTGGGTCGAGCGGAGGCGAAACGTGAACTCAGTCTGCACGAGTTCCGACAGTCCATGGAATCCGTCGTTGCCTGCGTACAGGAAAGTACCCTTGATGAGGCACCCATGGCCTACAAGAACATTCACGCCGTGCTGGAAGCGCAATCAGAGCTCGTGGTTATCCGCCATCATGTTCAACCCCTGATTAATATCAAAGGCTGA
- a CDS encoding thiamine phosphate synthase has translation MSLAIYVITDSRSFETSDAFVDHYRAIACDHRVTGVLLREPDMASDAYLRLVHRLADCGKLIVHSRNITTPQHAHELYEQHLCTAIHCAERDMDFLGAMKLPCSVSCHHPEQAQALLRAYEHLRFVTLSPIFPTPKPYSVTPLGISALMDVDVSLRSRVVALGGINQQTLSLLQRVEGLGGWAAIGCFLRDSHNILATPFCDNP, from the coding sequence ATGAGCCTGGCTATCTATGTCATCACCGACAGCCGGAGTTTCGAGACCTCCGACGCCTTTGTCGACCACTACCGTGCTATCGCCTGCGACCATCGTGTCACGGGGGTTCTTCTGCGGGAACCGGACATGGCCAGCGATGCGTATCTGCGACTCGTACACCGTCTTGCCGACTGTGGCAAGCTGATCGTCCACTCGCGCAACATCACCACACCTCAGCACGCCCACGAGCTGTATGAACAGCACCTGTGCACCGCCATCCACTGCGCCGAGCGCGATATGGACTTCCTGGGCGCCATGAAACTTCCCTGCTCAGTATCATGCCACCACCCGGAACAGGCCCAGGCACTGCTGCGCGCCTATGAACATCTGCGCTTTGTGACCCTCAGTCCGATCTTTCCCACACCAAAGCCCTATAGTGTCACACCGCTCGGAATCTCAGCCCTGATGGATGTGGATGTCTCGCTCCGCTCACGGGTCGTTGCCCTGGGTGGTATCAACCAGCAGACGTTGTCTTTGCTGCAGCGGGTGGAGGGGCTCGGTGGCTGGGCCGCAATCGGCTGTTTTCTGCGCGATTCCCACAACATCCTGGCAACGCCGTTCTGCGATAACCCATGA
- a CDS encoding SDR family oxidoreductase, translated as MLSAPPATAIVTGASDRIGRAVALHLAKRGYRVAITYHTNREGALATQKLLEQYTPCTVLCHDLATLNNPGDILEQAHAATGAPVHCVIYAASFFEKSTLKAIDTDHMLQNFWVHLFSPILMAKALHLHMTHADVQNGNFVVFCDQRVYQRTTTRAAYELSKKSLAEFTRMAAKTFAPTLRCNSISPGPILQATTETDAEFRTLIEKNVPLKRQGSVEHILQALDFLLQCDYVTGIDIPVDGGEHL; from the coding sequence ATGCTGTCCGCACCCCCTGCCACCGCCATAGTCACCGGGGCGTCCGATCGTATCGGACGTGCCGTAGCTCTGCACCTGGCGAAGCGAGGGTATCGCGTGGCCATCACCTATCACACCAACCGTGAGGGTGCTCTGGCCACGCAAAAGCTGCTGGAGCAATACACTCCATGCACTGTCCTTTGCCACGATCTGGCGACCCTGAATAACCCCGGTGATATCCTGGAGCAGGCCCACGCGGCTACGGGCGCACCTGTGCATTGTGTGATTTACGCTGCCAGCTTTTTTGAAAAGTCTACTCTGAAAGCCATTGATACTGACCATATGCTCCAGAATTTCTGGGTGCACCTCTTTTCTCCCATACTCATGGCCAAAGCGCTCCATCTTCATATGACACATGCGGACGTGCAAAACGGCAACTTCGTAGTTTTCTGCGACCAAAGGGTCTATCAACGCACCACTACCCGCGCTGCCTATGAACTCAGCAAGAAATCCCTGGCAGAGTTCACCAGAATGGCAGCCAAGACCTTTGCCCCCACGTTGCGCTGCAACTCCATTTCTCCCGGTCCTATCCTGCAGGCCACGACAGAAACCGACGCGGAATTTCGCACCCTGATCGAAAAGAACGTTCCCCTGAAACGCCAGGGGAGTGTTGAGCATATACTGCAGGCACTGGACTTTCTGTTGCAGTGTGACTATGTAACCGGAATCGATATCCCCGTTGACGGGGGAGAACATCTCTGA